CGGGATCCGGGCGAGGTGGCGGCGGCCCGGTGGGCGGCCGCAGTCCCCGAGATGCTCGAGACGTACCGGTCCAGTGGGTGGGGAGAGTCCTCCCTCGCCACCGTCGCGCGGCTGTTCGAGATCCTCCGGGTGGCCCTGCGCGACCAGCTCCCGGGCATCGTCCTCGCGATCGCGATGGGGCACGCGGCGATCGTCGTGTACGGGTTCGCCCGGGCTTCCGGCATCGCCGGGGCCGACTGGATCGAGCCCTCCTTCAGCCGATTCCGGACCCCGCTCGCCGCCGCCGCCCTGTTCGTGCCGGCCGGCCTTCTCGCCGCGCTCGGGGGCCCGGACCTGCGCCGGCCGGCCGTGGACGTCCTGCTGCCGCTCGCCGTCTTGTTTTTTCTGCGTGGTCTGGCCATAATCCGCGCTCTTCTCGACAGGGGAAGAGCCGGCCTTCTGGGCCGGGCGCTCGTTTACGCGCTGGTCTTTCAGATGCCGTTTCCCTTCCTTCTGGCGCTCGGGGGCCTGTTCGACGAGTTCGTCGACGTCCGGGCGCGGCTCGACCGGATTCCTCCGGCCGAGGCTGGGCCGCCCGACTTCTGAGACCGGTGAAAATTCTCGAAAGAACTTTAGGAGTCCCGCGATGAAACTCGTACTGACCGACGACGTTAAGGGTCTTGGGCACCGGGGCGACGTCGTGACCGTCGCCGCCGGATACGGCCGCAACTTCCTGCTCCCGAAGACGCTCGCCTACCCGGCCACGCCCGGAAACATCAAGCGCCTCGAGCAGGAGAAGAAGCGCTACGACGTCCGTGTCGCGAAGGAAAAGGAACAGGCCGAGGCCGTCGCCAAGGGCGTCGAGGGGACGAAGATCGTCCTCCACAAGAAGGCGGGCGAGGGCGACCACCTCTACGGCTCGGTCACCGCATCGGACATCGCCGACGGGCTCGCCGCCAAGGGCGTCACGATCGACAAGCGGCGCGTCGAGCTCGAGGAGCCCATCAAGCGCCTCGGCACGCACACCGTGCACGTCAAGATCCACAAGGACGTGACGGTCGCCGTCATCGTCGAGGTCCTTCCGCTCTCCCAGTAGGCCGAACCTCCGGACGAAGACCGAAGAGCCGGGCGCGAGCCCGGCTCTTTTGCTTTCCGCTCCTCCCCCTCCCGTACAATCGAGACACGCTCTCATGACGATCGCTTCTGGAACCCGTCTCGGGCCGTACGAGATCCTCGCCCCGCTCGGCGCGGGAGGGATGGGAGAGGTCTACCGGGCGAGGGACCCGCGCCTGAACCGCGAGGTCGCGGTAAAGATATTGCCGGGAGATTTCTTAGAAGGTGAAGAGAGGCGGGCGCGCTTCGAGCGGGAGGCGAGCCTTCTTGCGAGCCTGAACCACCCCGGGATCGCCGCCATCTATTCCTTCGAAGAAATCCCCTCTTCCTCTTCTTCTTCCTCCTCGCAGCCCATTCTCGTCATGGAGCTGCTCGAGGGCGAGACGCTGCGCGCGCGCCTCGCCGGCGGCGCGCTGCCCGTGCGGAAGGCGGTCGACTACGCGGCTCAGATCGCTCGCGGCCTCGCGGCCGCGCACGAAAAGGGCGTCGTCCACCGCGACCTCAAGCCCGAGAACCTGTTCGTCACGAAGGACGGCCGGGTCAAGATCCTCGACTTCGGCCTCGCGAAGCTCGTGGGGCCGGGAACGGGCAGCGGCAGCACGAATCTCCCGACGCAGTCGAAGGGGACCGAGCCGGGCGCCGTCCTCGGGACGCTCGGCTACATGTCGCCGGAGCAGCTGCGCGGCCTTCCCGCCGACCACCGGACCGACGTGTTCAGCTTCGGCGCCGT
The window above is part of the Acidobacteriota bacterium genome. Proteins encoded here:
- a CDS encoding 50S ribosomal protein L9, with amino-acid sequence MKLVLTDDVKGLGHRGDVVTVAAGYGRNFLLPKTLAYPATPGNIKRLEQEKKRYDVRVAKEKEQAEAVAKGVEGTKIVLHKKAGEGDHLYGSVTASDIADGLAAKGVTIDKRRVELEEPIKRLGTHTVHVKIHKDVTVAVIVEVLPLSQ
- a CDS encoding DUF2232 domain-containing protein, with protein sequence MTAAAPPFGVFLLPFAAGRLGVASLSTERLAWGFLLPACAPPLALVLGAILAPGAAGPAFVIAAAFVSLPAAALYVTGQGGFRRDRALLVVFAVTGIGALAALLGADVATGRDPGEVAAARWAAAVPEMLETYRSSGWGESSLATVARLFEILRVALRDQLPGIVLAIAMGHAAIVVYGFARASGIAGADWIEPSFSRFRTPLAAAALFVPAGLLAALGGPDLRRPAVDVLLPLAVLFFLRGLAIIRALLDRGRAGLLGRALVYALVFQMPFPFLLALGGLFDEFVDVRARLDRIPPAEAGPPDF